The Thermomonospora curvata DSM 43183 DNA segment CGGCCGCCGCCCGCGCCTCGCGCGGGGAGCTGCCGCTGCGCGCCGCCGGCGGCGAGGAGCCCAAGGAGTGGGACCTGACCCGCTTCGACCCGTTCCACCTGGTGTGCGCCGACCCGGCCGGGGCGCGGCTGTGGAGCTGGGACGGCCACGAGCTCACCGAGCGGACGCTCGGGGCGGGCCTGCACATCATCGTCAACACCGGGCTGGAAGGCGCCGGTCCCGCGGCGGCCACCGACCCGCAGGAGGCAGAAGGGGCGCGGCAGATGGCGGCCCGCATCGCCCACTTCCGGCCGCGCCTGGCCGCCGCCCGCCGTCCCGCGCCGCGCACGGGCACCACCGCCGCCGCCTGGGGCGAGTGGCTGCCGCTGGTGGAGGGCGATGGGCTGGATCGTTCCGACCCCCGGGCGCTGATCCTCACCCGCCGCTTCCCGCAGGGCCTGTGGGGCACCTCTTCGATCAGCCTGGTGGCGCTGT contains these protein-coding regions:
- a CDS encoding NRDE family protein → MCTAVVDFDPSSPVPLLLVGVRDEFADRPWLPPGPHWPDRPALLGGRDLRAGGTWLALHPQERRVACVLNGRGRPAPAAARASRGELPLRAAGGEEPKEWDLTRFDPFHLVCADPAGARLWSWDGHELTERTLGAGLHIIVNTGLEGAGPAAATDPQEAEGARQMAARIAHFRPRLAAARRPAPRTGTTAAAWGEWLPLVEGDGLDRSDPRALILTRRFPQGLWGTSSISLVALSPQSVRYDFASARRERPEWTTLLPSPGN